One Candidatus Hydrogenedentota bacterium genomic window carries:
- the rfbC gene encoding dTDP-4-dehydrorhamnose 3,5-epimerase produces the protein MPKFTTTSIAGVIIVDPEVYRDERGLFLESYHAEKYRAGGIPAVFVQDNQSLSRGNTLRGLHGQEKHPQGKLLRVIEGEIFDVAVDLRPGSPTFGKHEAAMLSAENFRQFYIPPGFAHGFCVLSGRAQIEYKCTDFYRPGDEFAIRWNDPDLAIPWPVSEPVLSERDAAAQSLREYLAGQA, from the coding sequence ATGCCGAAATTCACCACCACGAGCATTGCGGGGGTCATCATTGTTGACCCGGAGGTATACCGGGACGAGCGCGGCCTTTTTCTGGAGTCGTACCACGCGGAGAAGTACCGTGCGGGGGGGATTCCGGCGGTGTTTGTGCAGGACAACCAGTCGCTTTCGCGGGGGAACACCCTGCGCGGGCTGCACGGCCAGGAAAAGCATCCCCAGGGCAAACTGCTGCGGGTGATCGAGGGGGAGATTTTTGACGTGGCGGTGGACCTGCGCCCGGGGTCGCCCACGTTCGGGAAGCATGAGGCCGCGATGCTGTCGGCGGAGAACTTCCGCCAGTTCTACATTCCGCCGGGCTTTGCGCACGGGTTCTGCGTGCTGAGCGGCCGCGCGCAGATTGAGTACAAATGCACGGACTTTTACCGTCCGGGGGACGAGTTTGCCATCCGCTGGAACGACCCCGACCTGGCCATACCGTGGCCGGTGTCGGAGCCGGTGCTTTCGGAACGGGACGCCGCGGCGCAGTCCCTGCGGGAGTATCTGGCGGGGCAGGCGTAG